ATGCATTGATATAGTTAGTTAGACAAATGTATTTGTGTCTGTCCACAATAATACAATAATGCACAATTCAGACTTTGCAAATCACATTGAGACCACATTTGAGATACTAAAAACAATCATGGTCAAACATGGTACAAGCAACATCTATAGCACATTACGGCATCTATACACATGTATTCATACAACAAAAAAGTACAGTGGATAAAAGGAcaattaaacagtccaaaacatACAACATATATGAGGCACTGTAGTATACAGTAACATGAAAGCTAAGGTTGTGACCTTATGACATAACAGACATGTCAGGTTCACAGAAGAAATGGGTCACAGGTTGGAACATTTTACAGGAAGTATTGAACACTATGTTCCAGCCAATGAGGTATGTTTTCAAGTTTGAATACTTGGTCTTGGGTTCTCATTTAAGCACAGACCAAATCAACACTACCAGTCTAGAGGTTACATACCATGATGGTCAGATTAGGGGTTGCTGTGATTATTCTCAGTGCAGTGTGTAAGTACAATTTCATCACTTCATCATAATACATAAAACATATTGTTTTTCCTGTGCCGTGCAATTCAATATAGTTCAAGCTTCTTGAAGGGTAGGATAAATGGACATTTAGAACGTTCAACCACACACATACCATCTAAAAATAAATTATAAACAAAGTAAGCAGAAGAAAAGTAAAACATCTGGAATGATTTTCACAACTTGATTTTCAattatttgaaatattttcacAGACTTGTTTTCTCTTAACATTTGTCCTTGTCTGTGTGATAACTACAGTATCCTTGTGTTTCTGTTTCCATTTGATTTAGATGTTGACCATGTTAAGCTGCTAAGTCCAGTGACCACTGTTCAACTTGGTGATCCTGTAACCCTGCTATGTGTTTTCCCAGAAGAGGAATTCAACGATGAGCAAATGCACTGGTACAAGCAAACTATGGGAGGTATTCCACAACTTGTCTCATCGATGCATAAATATTTAACAGAGCCTGTGTTTCACTCTGGATTTAACAATTCACACTTCAGCGTAACTTTGGCTCAAAGGATGTTTCGCCTTACTATCATGAAGTCGATCCCAGAAGATGAAGCCATGTACTATTGTGCAATTGGAAGAGTGATGACTGTGAAGTTTAGAGATGGCACATTTCTGTCTTTAAAAGGTAAAATAATTGTACTTTCTATTTTTAAGTTATGTCAATTGGACAATAACTTTTTAATAAGTAATAAGACAAAAAAATTAGCACAGAAAAATATGTTAATCTGAAATTATTTGAATGTCTGATAATTACTCTATGTTCTGATTAATTTAGGAAACGGTCAGAGGTCTGACAACCAGATAGTGGAACAGCAGCCAGAGTCTGACCCAGTCCATCCAGGAGACTCTGTGACTctgcagtgtactgtactctCTGAGACCTGTACAGGAGAACACAATGTGTACTGGTTCAGAGCTGGATCAGGAGAATCTCATCCAGGAGTAATTTACACCCCTGGGAACAGGAGTGATGAGTGTGAGAAGAGCCCTGAAACTCCCTCTCCTACACAGAGCTGTGTCTACAGCCTATCCAAGAACAACCTCAGCCCTTCTGATGCTGGGATTTACTACTGTGCTGTGGTCACATGCAGAGAGATCCTGTTTGGAGACGGAACCAAACTTAACACCATTAAAGGTACAACTTCTTGTTAAATTGATAAAGCACCTTACACTTCTTTATCTAAACATTTAAGCATATTTTAATGATATGATTATTTAGTAGTTAAAATGGGTCAAAGTGAGAAAAAAATTGTGTTGTCAACTATGCATCCTTAACATAAAACATAGCAAGCATGTTGAATGTATTTTAATACCAGGAAACACAGTGGATCCCATTGTCCTCATCTTGGGAGCAgcagtggctgtgtgtgttattgtcATTTTTATTCTCGCTTGTACCAAAAACAAGAGACAAACATGTGATCATTGTAAAGGTAAGTCATTTTAGACATGCAGAACATATCTATTGTTTTGTGTCAAATGTGTTAGCAATGATCATTTAAAAGTAAAATCTCACCTCATGGGCTGACACCGTTGaatggtatactgtatattcCGTCTCCATTTTCATGCTTGGATATCTATCTGTTGATACAGCAAGTGTCTCTCAGCATATTCACCATGATGAAAACCTCTCATCAGAGCAGTCAAGTGGTCAGGTATGTAACATCTATATTATCCAATGTGTGAAACAAGAGGTACATTGCCTGTTACACAGGAGTGTCTATAttagtgtatatgtgtatatttgTGAATAAATCACTAAGTACAGCAGTACCCCATGAGATGTTGCATCAGAGTTGTTTGTCATAGAGAAAACCTGTATTTAAATATAGTTAATTATAACCTGCAGCTATAATTTGGCAAGCTCTCAGTTGATCAAAAATGTTGTTGATAGTTTTAATAAAATGTTTAGTTACATTTTAGATGTCGGGCTTTAAGATATTAAATTACCCTCATATCCGCTAGCttatttattgttcagaaatctGTAGCGTAAATCTGTAGTGTAAATATTATATTTAACAATGTCAACATGCTTTGAACATCAGTTTAGGTTTTGGTTATTACAAAGTAAATGATTTAGAAATGTTTTTGTTTCATTTGTCTTTAATGCCGTAGCCTGTAATTAACTAGTATGAAACAATCTGACACTAAGACCAGATTCAATCTGATCCAAGTTAGATCCGTGTTATAACAAGCttgaaattaaaaaataatagtTTCTGAGCTGACATCTGGAGTGTTTACCATGAATGCGATATCCTTAAATcgcagagaaaatgactttaaaaGCTGCAGTGTTGGCAGTCCTGCGCCCTCTGCTAAGATTTGAATCCTAGCTTCCGCATGAACATTCCCCTTACCGTATTATCGTTAATGTTATTATTTGACTTCTCTGTTGTTGTGCACAGTGGAGTTATtatttactgtactctattccTTAGGTGCCAAACACAGATATTTTGAATTATGCTGCATTGCATTTCTCTGAGAAGAAAACTAAAAgaggaagaaagaagagagagacaccacaggaGAGTGTGTACTCTGATGTCAGGTACTCAGACTGGGATTGAACTGTTTCAGATACAGCATAGACAAAATTATCTCAGTCAAGTGTCTCTATTTAGACACAATTTAAGCGTTTTGGTAAAACAATCGCAGGACATTGCTTTCGGATGAACTTTCACAATAGTACAATACAATATCCAAATACAATACCATAGACAATGGAATTACAACCATGTTTCTGCTCAAAATATCTTCTGGAGTGGTCAACTTATTCTGAGCTAGCTGGGTTTTCATCTTTAAATGTCTATGTACACTATTGgtaaaaagttttagaacacttactcattcaagggtttgactttatttgtaaaaaaacattttacattgtagaataatagtgaagacatcaaaactatgaaataaagcatatggaatcatgtagtaaacaaagaagtgttaaacaaatcaaaatatattgagatttgagattcttcaaatagccaccctttgctttgatgaaaCCTTTGCACATATGTTCATAACATTGTGTAAAATGTCGAATGGAACAATATCATATTGGGTTGATATGTGCAGAATAGTTTTTGTTCCATACATTATCACGTATCTAATTATAGCAATAAATGAATGTTGTAGAATTATCATTGTCATTTAATATCACTGAATATTTCTAGTATAGTGTCTTTGGTTTGTTATTCATTTCACAAGAGGTCAAATTCTTACTGTCATAGTTAAATTATGGACATAACCATTTCATTCATGATTATTCAAGCTTTTCAAGTCATAAGAAGcttttttgtaccatcatgtACATTCATATTTTTGTATAATATCTCTTTAAGGTAATAATTTAACTTTATGAAGTCAATTTACATATGAGATTATGCTAAACTCTTACTGTGGAGAGGCAACTAGGATGAGTGGGCTACTCCTCATAGAGGTAGGTCTAGTAAACCATGTAAAGGGCATTATGGTCAAATAGACATATGTATCGGTCGAATAGATAACAATGTATCAATTAGTAGGCCTAAAGCATTCAACAGACAGACTGGGAAACATTATATAACTGTTGGCCCAGATACACATCACTGGTCTTTTGATTGCGCTAACTGCTTATTAGTTGGAAATGGAATAGGACATGTTTAACTGTTTCCACAGAGATCCTGTTTGGCAAAGGAAAAAAAATTGATATGGGTAGTTCCTGAATATTATATTGTGAGTTGTTATATTCAAATAATTATGTCTCATGTAGGAGAGTGCTTATAGCATACAGAAACACATTGTGTTAAAGGGGACAGTCTGGAATTCAATTCAAGTTAATGATATAGAAATGGATTATTAAATAACATTTTGTAGCTTATAGAAGTAACatgagcttgttttactccattgtttgtaaataGTGTTATTGTAAACACACACTGCTTAGACTCAAAATATGGTgttgtgactttactttcattattCTTATgactgtatttatttaatccactaactatgtttaattgttacccgataAAATAAACAATGTAGCACCACAGAATAAgttgtttaaagagttaccatctcccaaatTAATATTTATATAACAACAGTATAAcatccataaaacagtcaacATATTAATCGTGACAtcttatcatatcatcattctgaccAGTCGTAACCTTCTTGGATCTGCAAAATCCCCAGCCTTGCTCAtaattcagtactacacaaattggttgaaTTCTTTTTTGACTAGCTAACTaagtaataacacagaataaGCATACACCTCTACATGTCTCTACATGTCTCTACATGAGACAACGGTCCCTAGTGGTCTGACAAAATATGATGGCTTGTTACCaaaagagggaggggtagagagagagggcaggggagggaaAGAAACACTTATCATTGATACATTTGGGAACTACCCTCACAGTAATCataatactttgcacatgaaccaCCGCCCATTTGGAGTAAGACATTTGGAGTAAGTATTTAGGTGTGAATGCCTTTGTTCGCCGTTAATCTCTGTCGGCACCAAGCCTTTTTTGAAAGGGTTTTGTTGGGCCTTTCCGTGGCCCACTTGTACATGTTCtgattgtccaccagaggtcacaatgtccttcctCTTTTTTGTCCGGTCTCAGAACATCTACTTAGCTGTCCCAGTTATTGTCTGAGAGGGGAGTTTTCTTCTTCCACCTTGTGTTGGTATTCAAAGTTCCAAACCACTTTACACAAGCAGCTGCAGACTGGCAATGTCCTGGTCTGAATGGTGAGGTTATCTTTTTCACCTCGTGTTGTCGTTCAAAGTTTCAACCATTTCAAACATGTAGTTCTCCGCGTCATGTTTCCTGGTGTAGTAGGTGGGTTAATTTTCTTCCCCTCGTGTCGAGTTTCAAAGTTCCAACAATTTCAAGTGTAGTGACTGCTCCATGCTTTTCTGGTCTAATGATCATTTCGTAACCAAGGCTTCTTATGCACTCCGGCTTACATTTCTTCAGCCCTAACCTTTATCTGTTTATCAACAtaagtggtggtggggtggttgaTTTGTTTTTTTTTCTAATCCTGGATTGCCCTGTTAAAACTATATCATCaatatttaattattttattttgtataataTAAAACATCAGTGCCGGCACATCCTGTAGTAATTGCACTGGGAGTGACAtaagtttgtgtgtctgtgtgattgtgATCATTATCATCTGCAACAGAAATACAGAGACAGAATGTGAACATTGTAAAGGGGAGGTCTATAATATTGCCAATTGTTGGTCACCAAATTTctgattaatcaaatcaaatctaattttattggtcacatacacatggttagcagatgttaatgcaagtgtagcgaaatgcttgtgcttctagttccgaccgtgcagtaatatctaacaagtaatctaacaatttcacaacaattaccttatacacacaagtgtaaaggaatgaataagaatatgtacatataaatacattaatgagcgatggccgaaaggcataggaaagatgcagtagatgagatgagtaatgtagtgtatgtaaacattatatacagTGGCATtgcttaacttcttaaggtatagggggcagcattttcacttttggatgaatagcgtgcccaatttcaacttcctgctactcctgccaagaatataagatatgcatattagtagatttggatagaaaatactctgaagtttctaaaattgtttgaaccatgtctgtgagtataacagaacttttgtagcaggcaaaaccccgaagactaaccattcagattttttattttaggtctctgtctgttcagtgagttctcattTGCAAACAATATTTCTTAtaaacttgttttcagttcctaccgcttccactggatgtcaccagtctttggaatttggttgaggttattcatttgtgcaatgaagaagtagggccatCCTGGAAAAGGGTAACGCTGTTGAGAGTTggccaagacttgaaaagtagcttgcatcccacttggccaaaagccagggaaaatgcagcacggcaaattcaaataaaattatatgaaaatcacatttttaaatgttaataatcgatcaaattgaagacgggtctatctgtgttcaatactggaagacaacaaaccaagcaacttttcaagtcttgtgcaactctcaacagtgttacgcagttcctagatggccagacttcttcattgcacaaaggaataacctcaaccaaattccaaagactggtgacatccagtggaagcggtaggaactgaaaactcattttttttatgtaaatatgaactttatcaaacaaaacatacatgtattgtgtaacatgaagtcctatgagtgtcatctgatgaagatcatcaaaggttagtgattaattttatctctatttctgctttttttaactggaaaaaatggctgtgtttttctgtggcttggtggtgccctaacataatcgtttgtggtgctttcgctgtaaatcctttttgaaatctgacactgtggattaacgagaattttatctttcaaatggtgtaaaatacttgtatgcttgaggaattttaattctgagatttttgttgttttgccctgcactttcactggctgttgcgggGGTGGGAATTCCTAGACAggttaaacatctctagagacaatctcatcattactcaatgcctaggtttacttccaatgtactcacatcctaccatacctcttTCTGTActttatgccttgaatctattatctcgcgcccagaaacctgctccttttactctctgctctgaacgcactagacgaccagtcctgatagcctttagccgtacccttatcctactcctcctctgttgatgatggtgatgcagaggttaatccaggccctgcagctccactcctactcctcAGGTGCTCTCATTTTTAAACTTCtttaaccgtaaaagccttggtttcatgcatgttaacattataaGCCTCCTCcccaagtttgttttattcactgctttagcacactctgccaaccctgatgttctAGCTATGTCTGAATCCTGGATTAGGAATACCACCAAAAACCCAGAAAATTCCATCCCTAACattaacattttccgacaagatagaactgccaaagggggcggtgttgcaatttactgcagagatagcatgcagagttctgtcttactatacaggtctgtacccaaacaattcgggcttctacttttaaaaatccacctttccagaaacaagtctctcatcgttgccgcttgctatagaccatcctctgcccccagctgtgccctggacccCATacgtgaattgattgccccccatctatcttcagagctcatgctgctaggtgaactaaactgtgacatgcttaacaccctggccatgCTACAAACTAagattgatgccctcaatctcacacaaattatcaatgaatccaccaggtacaaccccaaatccgtaaacacgggcaccctcatagatatcatcctaaccaacttgtcctccaaatacacctcttctGTTTTCAaacaagatctcagcgatcactgcctcattccctgcatctgtaatgggtctgcggtcaaatgatcacccctcatcactgtcaaacactacctgaaacacttcagcgagcaggcctttctaatcgacctggcccggatatcctggaaggatattgtcTTCATTCCGTCAGTacaggatgcctggttattcttcaaaagtgccttcctcaccatcttaaataagcgtgccccattcaaaaactgtagaaccaggaacagatatagctcttgattctctccagacctgactgcccttatcCAGCACAataacatcctgtggcattctgcattagcattgaacagcccctgtgatatgcaatttttcagggaagttaggaacaaatattcacaggcagttaggaaagcaaaggctaactttttcaagcagaaatttgcatccagtatcacaaactcaaaaaagttctgggacactgtaaagtccatggagaataagagcacctcctcccagctgcccactgcactgaggctgggCAACAcagtcaccaccaataaatccactataattgagaatttcaataataatttttctacggctggccatgctttccacctggctatcccTACCCCGATCAAAAGCCCttcaccccccacagcaactcgcctaAGCCtctcccacttctccttcacccaaatccagacagctgatgctctgaaagagctgcaaaatattgacccctacaaatcagccgggctagacaatctggacccactCTTTCTTAAaaatatctgccgaaattgttgcagcCCCTATTACTaaaatgttcaacctctctttcgtatcatctgtgGTTCCCACAGACTGTAAagttgccgcggtcatccccttctTTAAAGGGTGAGACACTCTATACCCAAAcggctacagacctatatctattctgcCCTGCCTTTCAAagatctttgaaagccaagttaacatacagattaccgaacatttagaatcccaccataccttctctgctatgcagccactcctcagtaaaaggcaaaagacagcccgcttggagtttgccaaaaggcacctaaagactctcagatcatgagaaacaagattctctggtctgatgaaacc
Above is a genomic segment from Oncorhynchus kisutch isolate 150728-3 linkage group LG19, Okis_V2, whole genome shotgun sequence containing:
- the LOC109864930 gene encoding uncharacterized protein LOC109864930 isoform X2 → MMVRLGVAVIILSAVYVDHVKLLSPVTTVQLGDPVTLLCVFPEEEFNDEQMHWYKQTMGGIPQLVSSMHKYLTEPVFHSGFNNSHFSVTLAQRMFRLTIMKSIPEDEAMYYCAIGRVMTVKFRDGTFLSLKGNGQRSDNQIVEQQPESDPVHPGDSVTLQCTVLSETCTGEHNVYWFRAGSGESHPGVIYTPGNRSDECEKSPETPSPTQSCVYSLSKNNLSPSDAGIYYCAVVTCREILFGDGTKLNTIKASVSQHIHHDENLSSEQSSGQVPNTDILNYAALHFSEKKTKRGRKKRETPQESVYSDVRYSDWD
- the LOC109864930 gene encoding uncharacterized protein LOC109864930 isoform X1, which gives rise to MMVRLGVAVIILSAVYVDHVKLLSPVTTVQLGDPVTLLCVFPEEEFNDEQMHWYKQTMGGIPQLVSSMHKYLTEPVFHSGFNNSHFSVTLAQRMFRLTIMKSIPEDEAMYYCAIGRVMTVKFRDGTFLSLKGNGQRSDNQIVEQQPESDPVHPGDSVTLQCTVLSETCTGEHNVYWFRAGSGESHPGVIYTPGNRSDECEKSPETPSPTQSCVYSLSKNNLSPSDAGIYYCAVVTCREILFGDGTKLNTIKGNTVDPIVLILGAAVAVCVIVIFILACTKNKRQTCDHCKASVSQHIHHDENLSSEQSSGQVPNTDILNYAALHFSEKKTKRGRKKRETPQESVYSDVRYSDWD